A single window of Salvia splendens isolate huo1 chromosome 6, SspV2, whole genome shotgun sequence DNA harbors:
- the LOC121808199 gene encoding transcription factor UNE12-like isoform X2 gives MATNPSEGYAADFFDQILLMPPYAGLTATTVSSSSVTPPLNPSASQLYQPPSMFPPGLSMRSSLAAVGNAGLDAVAVNSMSNLYPCFDQSQTHSISQAFQGHPTTGPAVSAPPSIRPRVRARRGQATDPHSIAERLRRERISERIKALQEIVPSCTKTDRAAMLDEILDYVKFLRLQVKVMSMSRVGVAGAAAQINAEPNNPVWEKWASEETECEVAKLMEDDVGAAMQFLQSKSLCIMPISLASLIYPTTLPDDSTLVKAEPS, from the exons ATGGCGACGAACCCGTCGGAGGGCTACGCCGCCGACTTCTTCGACCAAATCCTCTTGATGCCTCCCTACGCCGGACTCACCGCTACCACCGTCAGTAGTTCGTCGGTGACACCGCCGTTGAACCCTAGTGCCTCGCAGCTCTACCAACCGCCGTCCATGTTTCCGCCCGGCCTCAGCATGCGTAGCTCCCTTGCTGCTGTTGGCAACGCTGGACTT GATGCAGTAGCTGTGAATAGCATGAGCAATTTGTATCCTTGTTTTGATCAATCACAGACTCATTCTATCTCTCAG GCATTTCAAGGTCATCCTACAACCGGTCCAGCAGTCTCTGCGCCGCCTTCCATTAGGCCAAGGGTACGGGCACGAAGGGGGCAAGCAACTGATCCACACAGTATTGCTGAGAGG CTGCGCAGGGAAAGGATATCGGAGAGGATCAAGGCATTGCAAGAAATCGTTCCCAGCTGCACCAAG ACGGATAGAGCTGCCATGCTCGATGAGATACTGGATTACGTCAAGTTCCTTAGGCTTCAGGTCAAG GTTATGAGCATGAGTAGAGTGGGTGTGGCTGGAGCTGCAGCACAGATCAATGCTGAACCTAATAATCCCGTGTGGGAGAAGTGGGCGAGCGAGGAAACAGAATGCGAGGTAGCTAAACTCATGGAAGATGATGTGGGAGCTGCTATGCAGTTCCTCCAATCCAAATCACTCTGCATCATGCCTATCTCACTTGCATCACTAATCTACCCCACTACTCTACCGGACGACTCTACACTTGTCAAAGCTGAGCCCTCATGA
- the LOC121808496 gene encoding uncharacterized protein LOC121808496, with amino-acid sequence MPFPMRIQPIDAIRHDVVKPPVLKSRLKRLFDRPFNSVMRNSSAEKQAPGGEKDGGTAPEFEPSSVCLDKMVQNFMEDNNDKQSIASAVKCGRHRCNCFNGKSNDSSDDEIDFFSDSLAANSSVADPSDSLKSLIPCASVEERNLLAETSRIVEKNSKTCKRKDELRKVVSDGLVALGYNASVCKSKWEKTSSVPAGEHEYIDVITEGGERLIIEVDFRSEFEIARSTGGYKSILQCLPSIFVGKSDRLLQIISIASEAARQSLKKKGMHIAPWRKAEYIKSKWLGPHTRTAAPDGVVQKPDDVARPGHEVIEVLESEMGELDLIFGEETSLPESGGEKPSSPVVFSGEIARSVTWQLPELRPKSLERGNKMVVTGLAALLNKK; translated from the exons ATGCCTTTTCCGATGAGAATCCAACCGATCGATGCGATCCGGCACGACGTCGTCAAGCCGCCGGTGTTGAAATCGCGGCTGAAGCGGCTTTTCGACCGTCCGTTCAACAGTGTTATGAGGAATTCATCAGCTGAGAAGCAGGCGCCCGGAGGAGAGAAGGACGGCGGCACGGCACCGGAATTCGAGCCGAGCTCCGTTTGTTTGGATAAAATGGTTCAGAATTTCATGGAAGACAACAACGATAAGCAATCGATCGCCTCCGCCGTGAAATGCGGCCGTCACCGATGCAACTGCTTCAACGGCAAGAGCAACGACAGCTCCGACGACGAGATCGATTTCTTCTCGGACTCGTTAGCAGCGAATTCATCTGTCGCTGATCCCTCCGATAGTCTCAAG AGCTTGATTCCCTGCGCGAGCGTGGAGGAGAGAAATTTACTGGCAGAAACTTCGAGAATCGTCGAAAAAAACAGCAAAACTTGTAAACGGAAAGACGAATTGAGAAAAGTGGTCAGCGATGGGCTTGTTGCTCTTGGATACAACGCCTCTGTTTGCAAATCCAAATGGGAAAAAACTTCTTCTGTTCCAGCTG GGGAGCACGAATACATCGATGTGATAACGGAAGGCGGAGAGAGGCTAATAATCGAAGTGGATTTCCGATCGGAATTCGAGATCGCGCGATCAACAGGCGGTTACAAGTCGATATTGCAGTGCCTACCGTCGATCTTCGTCGGGAAATCCGACCGGCTACTGCAGATCATCTCGATCGCGTCGGAAGCAGCCAGGCAGAGcctgaagaagaagggaatgcaCATCGCGCCGTGGCGCAAAGCCGAGTACATCAAGTCTAAATGGCTCGGCCCTCACACACGCACCGCAGCCCCAGACGGCGTCGTTCAGAAGCCCGACGACGTGGCCCGGCCAGGGCACGAAGTCATTGAAGTTCTAGAGAGCGAGATGGGGGAGCTGGACCTGATTTTCGGGGAGGAAACGTCATTGCCGGAGTCTGGTGGGGAGAAACCGAGTTCGCCGGTGGTTTTCTCCGGCGAAATTGCGCGGTCTGTGACGTGGCAGTTGCCGGAGCTTAGGCCCAAGAGTTTGGAGAGGGGGAATAAGATGGTCGTCACGGGATTGGCCGCGCtcctaaataaaaaataa
- the LOC121809866 gene encoding uncharacterized protein At5g64816, whose translation MVEVWWTLLGAAVPVFAAGQALRIKARHAEEQRIKSARGREKSADDIFVCERVCTSKRMLKKVGGFSKDPIPDTCVTVCGVSELDACADACARTVCVNQHQVPNWNDVCLRRCQNECLKLSASHSS comes from the coding sequence ATGGTGGAGGTATGGTGGACACTGCTCGGTGCAGCTGTTCCCGTTTTCGCTGCTGGTCAAGCTCTGAGAATCAAGGCGAGACATGCTGAGGAGCAACGGATCAAAAGTGCTCGGGGAAGGGAGAAGAGCGCAGACGACATCTTTGTCTGTGAGAGGGTTTGCACGTCGAAGAGGATGCTGAAGAAAGTGGGGGGATTCTCCAAGGATCCCATCCCAGACACATGTGTCACGGTCTGTGGAGTTTCTGAGCTTGATGCTTGCGCAGATGCCTGTGCTCGGACTGTGTGCGTTAACCAACACCAGGTACCCAATTGGAATGACGTTTGCCTTCGTAGATGTCAGAATGAATGCCTCAAGTTATCTGCTTCTCACTCTTCATGA
- the LOC121808199 gene encoding transcription factor UNE12-like isoform X1 yields MATNPSEGYAADFFDQILLMPPYAGLTATTVSSSSVTPPLNPSASQLYQPPSMFPPGLSMRSSLAAVGNAGLQDAVAVNSMSNLYPCFDQSQTHSISQAFQGHPTTGPAVSAPPSIRPRVRARRGQATDPHSIAERLRRERISERIKALQEIVPSCTKTDRAAMLDEILDYVKFLRLQVKVMSMSRVGVAGAAAQINAEPNNPVWEKWASEETECEVAKLMEDDVGAAMQFLQSKSLCIMPISLASLIYPTTLPDDSTLVKAEPS; encoded by the exons ATGGCGACGAACCCGTCGGAGGGCTACGCCGCCGACTTCTTCGACCAAATCCTCTTGATGCCTCCCTACGCCGGACTCACCGCTACCACCGTCAGTAGTTCGTCGGTGACACCGCCGTTGAACCCTAGTGCCTCGCAGCTCTACCAACCGCCGTCCATGTTTCCGCCCGGCCTCAGCATGCGTAGCTCCCTTGCTGCTGTTGGCAACGCTGGACTT CAGGATGCAGTAGCTGTGAATAGCATGAGCAATTTGTATCCTTGTTTTGATCAATCACAGACTCATTCTATCTCTCAG GCATTTCAAGGTCATCCTACAACCGGTCCAGCAGTCTCTGCGCCGCCTTCCATTAGGCCAAGGGTACGGGCACGAAGGGGGCAAGCAACTGATCCACACAGTATTGCTGAGAGG CTGCGCAGGGAAAGGATATCGGAGAGGATCAAGGCATTGCAAGAAATCGTTCCCAGCTGCACCAAG ACGGATAGAGCTGCCATGCTCGATGAGATACTGGATTACGTCAAGTTCCTTAGGCTTCAGGTCAAG GTTATGAGCATGAGTAGAGTGGGTGTGGCTGGAGCTGCAGCACAGATCAATGCTGAACCTAATAATCCCGTGTGGGAGAAGTGGGCGAGCGAGGAAACAGAATGCGAGGTAGCTAAACTCATGGAAGATGATGTGGGAGCTGCTATGCAGTTCCTCCAATCCAAATCACTCTGCATCATGCCTATCTCACTTGCATCACTAATCTACCCCACTACTCTACCGGACGACTCTACACTTGTCAAAGCTGAGCCCTCATGA
- the LOC121809867 gene encoding major allergen Pru ar 1-like, translated as MGVTTFCDEYTSPIAPLRIFKASIVDSHNLIPKLLPQAIKSIEITQGDGGAGSIKQINFAEGSVFKCVKYRVDELDEKTLTYCYTLVEGDALAEKLEKITYEVKFEESGDGGSISKVTSKYYTAGDFTLKEEEVKAGKERVLGMYKAVEAFLIQNPDAYV; from the exons ATGGGTGTCACCACTTTCTGTGATGAATACACATCCCCAATTGCGCCATTGAGGATCTTCAAGGCCTCGATCGTTGATTCTCACAACTTGATCCCGAAGCTCCTGCCGCAGGCCATCAAAAGCATTGAGATCACACAAGGCGATGGAGGTGCCGGGAGCATCAAGCAAATCAACTTTGCTGAAGGTTCAGTTTTCAAA TGTGTGAAATACCGCGTGGACGAACTGGATGAGAAGACACTAACTTATTGCTACACATTGGTGGAAGGCGATGCTTTGGCAGAGAAGCTGGAGAAGATAACCTACGAGGTTAAGTTTGAGGAGTCGGGCGATGGAGGCTCGATTTCCAAGGTTACGAGCAAGTACTACACTGCAGGGGACTTCACTCTGAAGGAGGAGGAAGTCAAGGCAGGCAAAGAGAGGGTGTTGGGAATGTACAAAGCTGTTGAAGCTTTCCTCATTCAGAACCCAGATGCCTATGTTTGA
- the LOC121809865 gene encoding armadillo repeat-containing protein LFR-like has protein sequence MQKREQIKLGGAAGGSAPPAAKRGRPIGSGTNHAALSAVATAAAAASGDSIAPSILLGPSLQVHSAFAEQNNKRIVMALQSGLKSELTWALNALTLLSFKEKDDVRKDATPLARIPGLLDALLQVIDDWRDIALPRVLTKTPRSRLLGANSAVTGFGNDYETVNSGDSVPHPTAGSGSSNKDPSAQKSTSKSRPSGWWFEEDGLFNLNDEGRAEKQQCAIAVSNIIRNFSFMAENELAMGQNRHCLETMFQCLEDYVTEDEELVTNSLETIMNLGPLLDLRIFSSSKPSFIKMTEKRALQAIMGMLGSAVRGWHCAAAELLGRMILNPENESFLMPFAPQIYKRLVDIISFPAGDAQAAAVGALYNLAEVNMDCRLKLASERWAVDRLLKVIKMPHPVPEVCRKAALILENLVLEPQNKPVLLAYENAFAEMLFSETRYADTFARILHELTSRPSNKITSARGIWGM, from the exons atgcaaAAGAGAGAGCAAATCAAGCTGGGCGGAGCTGCGGGCGGCTCCGCCCCTCCCGCCGCCAAGAGAGGCCGTCCTATTGGCAGTGGAACCAACCACGCCGCGTTATCTGCCGTAGCGACAGCTGCGGCCGCGGCTTCTGGTGATTCTATCGCACCCTCCATCCTCCTCGGGCCCTCGCTGCAGGTCCACTCCGCATTCGCCG AGCAGAATAACAAAAGGATAGTTATGGCTCTTCAAAGTGGATTAAAGAGTGAGCTGACATGGGCATTGAATGCTCTCACATTGCTTTCATTCAAAGAGAAAGATGATGTCCGAAAAGATGCCACTCCTCTAGCCCGGATTCCTGGATTGCTGGATGCTCTACTTCAAGTT ATAGATGACTGGCGTGACATAGCTCTACCAAGGGTTCTCACAAAGACACCAAGGTCGAGACTGCTGGGTGCTAATTCTGCTGTTACTGGATTTGGGAATGATTATGAGACTGTCAATTCCGGTGATTCTGTTCCACATCCTAC TGCTGGCTCTGGTTCTTCAAATAAAGATCCATCTGCCCAAAAGAGTACTTCAAAGTCTCGCCCTTCAGGTTGGTGGTTTGAGGAAGATGGCCTCTTTAATCTCAATGATGAAGGGCGTGCAGAAAAGCAGCAGTGTGCTATAGCTGTTTCAAATATAATTAGGAACTTTTCTTTTATGGCTGAGAATGAACTCGCGATGGGTCAGAATCGTCATTGTCTTGAAACAATGTTCCAGTGTTTGGAAGATTATGTTACAG AAGATGAAGAACTCGTCACAAATTCCCTTGAGACAATCATGAATCTGGGCCCATTACTAGACCTTAGGATATTTAGCTCATCAAAGCCTTCGTTCATCAAAATGAC AGAAAAACGTGCCCTCCAGGCCATCATGGGGATGCTCGGATCTGCTGTTAGAGGCTGGCATTGTGCAGCTGCTGAACTGCTTGGTCGCATGATACTCAACCCTGAGAACGAATCTTTTCTCATGCCGTTTGCTCCACAG ATATACAAGCGATTGGTTGATATTATTAGTTTCCCAGCTGGCGACGCTCAAGCAGCAGCTGTTGGTGCGCTATACAACCTTGCAGAAGTTAACATGGACTGTCGGCTGAAACTAGCTAGTGAGAGATG GGCAGTGGATCGGCTTCTCAAGGTGATTAAGATGCCACACCCAGTGCCAGAAGTCTGTAGAAAAGCAGCGTTGATTCTGGAGAATCTCGTACTGGAGCCTCAGAACAAGCCGGTGCTGCTAGCATACGAGAATGCGTTTGCAGAGATGCTCTTCTCTGAGACAAGGTACGCCGACACGTTTGCTCGGATATTACATGAATTGACATCTCGACCCAGCAACAAAATCACATCTGCTCGTGGTATTTGGGGCATGTAA
- the LOC121808198 gene encoding rRNA-processing protein EFG1-like → MGHGGYGKRKGAATIKRKKPAGQRRPKALAIDKKSKAGKPKSVTFKNQIRSIERMLRKDLPLEIKEAQENKLEELKRQQDIQNRLALERKIFLRYRRIKFFERRKIERRIRRLEKQQRASTGQAQEADITEQLSKLKEDLEYVKFFPKTEKYVSLYVGGHEAEIMEKRNTLRKQIKDNLIAAAASGKELEETGSEDDGALDPSDDDFFLNGSSSEEGEADDEWSARDQASGKAASGISSDERNQKLISARALMPPPGPSRKPVASSTKNEPKFAGYNKKPYNRAVISTSSNTSSINGRPTYDKKPYSKADGKKPYRRAEISTSSNTSSSSFGRPPPQKRGPVDSTTGTLSSNSDARKPQRKRRPKKKKQ, encoded by the exons ATGGGGCACGGAGGCTACGGGAAGCGCAAAGGCGCCGCCACCATCAAGAGGAAGAAGCCCGCCGGCCAGCGCCGCCCCAAGGCCCTAGCAATCGACAAGAAGTCCAAGGCCGGCAAGCCAAAATCCGTCACTTTCAAGAACCAAATCCGCTCCATTGAACGCATGCTTCGCAAA GATCTGCCTCTTGAGATAAAGGAAGCTCAAGAGAATAAGTTGGAGGAGCTCAAGAGACAACAGGATATTCAAAATCGTCTGGCTCTGGAGCGTAAAATATTTTTGCGATATAGAAGGATCAAATTTTTTG AGAGAAGAAAGATCGAAAGAAGGATAAGGCGGCTGGAGAAACAGCAGCGTGCTTCAACTGGGCAGGCTCAGGAAGCAGATATAACTGAACAACTATCTAAACTGAAGGAAGATCTTGAATATGTCAAG TTCTTTCCAAAAACCGAGAAATACGTCTCATTATATGTTGGAGGTCACGAGGCAGAAATCatggaaaaaagaaatacttTGCGCAAGCAAATTAAAGATAATCTGATTGCAGCTGCTGCAAGTGGAAAGGAGTTGGAAG AAACAGGGAGTGAGGATGATGGTGCCTTGGATCCCAGTGATGATGATTTCTTTCTAAATGGGAGCTCTAGTGAAGAGGGTGAAGCAGATGATGAATGGAGTGCAAG GGATCAAGCCTCTGGCAAGGCAGCCTCCGGAATATCCAGTGACGAAAGAAATCAG AAGCTGATCTCTGCTCGTGCTCTAATGCCACCTCCTGGTCCATCCAGGAAGCCAGTTGCAAGTTCAACTAAGAACGAACCAAAATTTGCAGGATACAATAAGAAGCCATACAACAGAGCTGTGATATCCACATCTAGCAACACTTCTAGTATCAACGGTAGACCTACCTATGATAAGAAGCCGTACAGCAAAGCTGATGGTAAGAAGCCATACAGAAGAGCTGAAATATCCACATCTAGCAACACCTCTAGCAGCAGCTTCGGGAGACCTCCCCCACAGAAGAGAGGCCCCGTGGACTCTACCACTGGTACCTTGAGCTCCAACTCTGATGCTAGAAAACCACAAAGAAAGAGGAGGCCTAAGAAGAAAAAGCAATAG
- the LOC121808201 gene encoding auxin-induced protein 22B-like: protein MDSDLNLKATELRLGLPGTIDAISPPKNSKRSSPDSDSATPPPKAQIVGWPPVRSYRKNNLAEAESGSFVKVSMDGAPYLRKIDLKVYNGYVELLEGLEKMFKLTIGEYSEREGYKGSEYAPAYEDKDGDLMLVGDVPWEMFKSSCKRLRIMKASDARGLGCAV, encoded by the exons ATGGATTCCGATCTCAATTTGAAGGCCACCGAGCTCCGATTGGGACTTCCCGGCACCATCGATGCAATTTCTCCCCCAAAAAACAGCAAGCGCTCTTCCCCTGACTCCGATTCCGCCACCCCACCTCCCAA GGCACAGATTGTGGGGTGGCCGCCGGTTAGATCTTACCGGAAGAACAATTTGGCGGAGGCGGAAAGTGGGAGTTTTGTGAAAGTGAGCATGGATGGAGCTCCTTACCTCAGGAAGATTGATTTGAAGGTTTACAATGGCTATGTGGAGCTTCTTGAGGGTTTGGAGAAGATGTTTAAGCTCACCATAGGTGAATACAGTGAGAGAGAGGGATACAAAGGGTCTGAATATGCACCTGCCTATGAAGATAAAGATGGTGACTTGATGCTTGTTGGAGATGTTCCATGGGAGATGTTTAAGTCTTCTTGCAAGAGGCTTAGAATCATGAAAGCCTCAGATGCCAGAGGCTTAGGCTGTGCTGTATGA